TTTCGCTTGTTTATATACTTTGGCTTTGTCCAGTTCCTCACTAAAACATCTCTAGTCTAGTCCTTCTAGTATTTCTTGGGAGAAAAGTCCTGAGTTTTTGCGAGGCGGACAATGCTTACGTTAGCTTAGCTGTTCAATAATGGGTTGCCCTCGTCAGTGGCATGAAGCTGAAGGACAAGTCAGTGGCTTGTTCCCCAATTTTAATATGcaaggatgtgtttgtttcatgaaatattttattttatttttataattttcgacaatgaaaatattttcgttaactaatttttctaagcgGTCTTAAGAAtcattttttcagaaaatatttttcgtatcttaattttttgtgaaacaaaggTACCCTAATTGGTGGAATATTATTAATAGATCctcaattagttttttttttttttttttggctgattctATACAATTATATTCTATTATACAAGCCATACTATGTACGCTATGTGCCATGTGCAAATTACGAAATCTTGCTCCCTACTCACGCGTCCCCACCCCACTTCCCTCAAGGGTGGGGATTCGAACCCCCCACCTCTCTCTTCCCAAATGGGAAGAGAGCCACTCAAGCAATACCACAGTGGTTGATCCTCAATTAATTTAAAGGTTGTgattgtttctcgaaaaatgagaaacttgtaaactattttcctaagaATGATCGCTTATACTTCTTAAACCCATTAGTCGCTGTCTTTATTGTTAATAACATCTTATGTCTaagaattttcatgaaataataaGAATACTTTTCATTCGTTCATTCTTGTAAGCGACAAAATAgatcatttagaaaaaaaaatcctaaaattctTACTtgtattttatctttttccagTTACATAGAATTTGATGGGAAGGACCAATTGGGCTTTCGGAAGCCCAATAAGAAAAAGGGGCTCACCGGCCCAATGCTTGTTCCACGCAACGATTACGCCAactgaacacaaaaaaaagggaaaaaggaaaaaaccaaagcCGAAACAAACGAAAGAAGATTCCTCTTCCCTCGTCGAAGTCTCTCAATCGATCATCGCAAGGCATGGAGGAAAGCCAGACCATATCGACGTCGGACGCCGACGATCCGGCGGCGGCGGAGCACGAGGGGCCCGTGGCGGTCCTCGACCTCACGAGCAGCCAGCTCCACGATCTCAGCTCGGTCGAGCTCCCTCCGACTCTGACCGAATTGGACTTGACCGCGAACCGCCTCACGAGCCTCGACCCGCGAATCGGGCAGCTGTCTAACCTGAGAAAGCTCTCGTTTCGCCAGAATCTGATCGACGACGATGCCGCCGTGGCTATCTCTGGCTGGGAGGCATTGTCCGGCCTCGAGGTATtcggttcttttcttttcgggaATCTTAAAGGTTGTGGTTTATACCTATACAATAAGGTATTTTGGCCGGTTGATTAAGTGAATGCCTGCTTATTTGCTCTTGCTGTTCGGTGaagattgattttttatgaaatggcGTCTGTACTGAGAAAATGTATGTTAAAACAGTAGTGGAGGGTAGGCGAAGAATTTTTAATGGGCGCTGGTTCACCGCCTTGACATAACATTGGAAGGAAAACGAATAGGTAGATCATTCATTGAACTTGATCCTTTTCGGTGCTTTGGTGCGACTGATTTTATATAGGCGTCGCATTTTCCAATAGAGTACGTAGTGCTTAGGTTGGAGCTAAGTGCATGAGGTGAAACTAAGAGAAGAACTTATGGCAGAACTCTTGACAGAATGGCGCAGAAAGGTGGAAAGTGGGGAGGAAAGTGATTCTGGTTGGGGACAGGGAGTTCCTCTAGCTGACCTTGGGAaagaaactagaaaaagaaaaagaaaagttttgtaTCTTGTTTGCAATTACACAGTGGTAGCTGTTGTATAGTTCTTATTATGCAGACTTTGTGGACATTTGCTGTGTTGATGTGAAAtccatattctttttcttccttggaCTGATTAAGAAAAAGCTGGAAGATTTGCATCACATGTAGGTTTCACTGCTTTTGGTTCTTTGGAGTAACAAGTAGTTTTTATTCTGCAGGAACTAGTGCTTAGGGATAACAAATTAACAAAGATACCTGATGCCAGCATATTCAGGAGGCTTTTGGTTTTTGATGTCGCCTTCAATGAGATTCCCTCATTGAGCGGGTTGTCCAAGGTCTCCAGCACTCTCAAGGAGCTCTATGTATCGAAGAATGAAGTACCGAAAATAGAGGAGATTGATCACTTTGCTGACCTTCAGATTCTTGAACTCGGTTCTAACAGATTGAGGGTGATTGTTCTTACCTTTAGAGAAAACCAATTGTTGGGAATAAATATTTAAGCGATCTTAGTTACAAACCTCAATTTTGGTACATCAAGATCATGCACCTTGTGTTATTAACAGATGTCTTTGTCCCCAGCACGGATACAAGTTATGGTTGTATACACTGAATAAGGGTGTAGCAGTCGGCATTGAAGACGCAATGGTCTATTTGAACTCTCTTTAGTAGTTTTTTGGTCATGAGATGTGAACCTTCTGTTTCAGGTAATGGAGAACTTGCAAAATTTCGTTAACTTACAAGAGTTGTGGCTGGGAAGGAATCGTATCAAAGCAGTCAGTTTATGTGGGCTGACATGCATCAAGAAGATTAGCTTGCAAAGCAATCGTTTGACCTCTATGGCAGGATTCGAGGTACAACATGGCCTGTTGTTTGGTCCTCAAGCTGAGCATTTCTGCAATGATATTGCAGTAATTTCATACACTATCAATGAAATTTGGGTAATGATGAGGACAAAATTTGTAGGGATGCATTGCTCTTGAGGAATTGTACTTGAGCCACAATGGCATTGAAAAAATGGAAGGCTTGTCAACTTTGGTCAATCTTCGTGTATTAGATCTGTCGTCAAATAAACTGAAGTCTATTGATGACATTCAGAGTCTTACACGGTATCTACGTTTCTTAAGATTTTCCTTCGATcacattttcatgtaattgaaGATGTACTTTTATTTCCTGATTTGACTGTTGATTGGAGCTTAGACTTTTCTTCTGATTGGTGCGTTGGTTGCATGTTTGTATTTCTTTTGATCATCACTTGCAGGTTAGAAGATTTATGGCTTAATGACAATCAGATAGAATCACTTGAAGGTATTGCTGGGGCTGTTGCCGGTTCAAGAGAGAAACTTACCACTCTCTATCTTGAGAACAATCCATGTGTATGTTATCTGCAACTTGAGTAATTGATTCAGTTTGTTCAAGATTTCTTTATCTTGCTGTGCTATCATATCCATAAAAGGATGTATTTCAGAGTAATTTTCTTATGTTGGTCACATCCCCCTTTGGGTTGATGTTTCATGATTCTGCAATATGTCgtactcttttgtttttgtggatGACATGTCATGCACTCAAATTGAACCAG
This genomic interval from Rhodamnia argentea isolate NSW1041297 chromosome 4, ASM2092103v1, whole genome shotgun sequence contains the following:
- the LOC115749198 gene encoding protein phosphatase 1 regulatory inhibitor subunit PPP1R7 homolog, whose amino-acid sequence is MEESQTISTSDADDPAAAEHEGPVAVLDLTSSQLHDLSSVELPPTLTELDLTANRLTSLDPRIGQLSNLRKLSFRQNLIDDDAAVAISGWEALSGLEELVLRDNKLTKIPDASIFRRLLVFDVAFNEIPSLSGLSKVSSTLKELYVSKNEVPKIEEIDHFADLQILELGSNRLRVMENLQNFVNLQELWLGRNRIKAVSLCGLTCIKKISLQSNRLTSMAGFEGCIALEELYLSHNGIEKMEGLSTLVNLRVLDLSSNKLKSIDDIQSLTRLEDLWLNDNQIESLEGIAGAVAGSREKLTTLYLENNPCVKSPNYFTTLKQIFPNVEQIDSKIFA